A single genomic interval of Helianthus annuus cultivar XRQ/B chromosome 6, HanXRQr2.0-SUNRISE, whole genome shotgun sequence harbors:
- the LOC110944793 gene encoding uncharacterized protein LOC110944793, producing the protein MNYLLMLLTLFASIIVNRFVEKICKTSSNGQKSIGSSGSISVADDILVKHPFSNFRDITLLDKPCEVIVLGTIMGVDDKDDWYYLGCEECNRKVETTLVIEDAEDGAEEPKFKQVLVCSNPDCPKEVVAATPIFRIPIRVQDYAVIASLTLFDREARKMLGMTAIQLLEKSKVDQASLEEKTIPYQFKSLNDKKFAFKIQISQFNIDNHIDGYAVHKLVNDAAIIESLESRIPADQGVDEAAADVSLSDMSTQNPFALKDAVDSIGDSFTPACTSKDCSKTSSSELKLNLLTCVVGRSPLSNITNANVFDPNQVEHQDYAECRKLRKLYLDNKRKNANNKSSTSQNVIRSSNVSLSDTNVFRVVTPIRSSSYINTMDGRILPTTPLTNLYVAFEAGRSPLANITKVAYNDVENQKSAERRRLKKLHEDNKRHNVTNKLNTRQNVIRSSNVPVSDTNDCRVVAPIRSSSYINTIDRRILPTTPLTNSYEAYTSVETERSPLGNITNVASNDVEHQQSAERRKYRKLHLDNKRNNVSNQSSISKDVTRSFNVSASHSNECRIVTPMRSLSYINTIDPRFCATTPLTTPSEASTSGVKRKQRGKQRFSTNQGRNVYPIPMVDLSSDDHIIPRQLAEDPYKGVSSNYLDHGDQVVVCDICNAKLWKVEAGKGKVYSGRTTYMLCCAYGKVHPPNFKETCLEYQSLFKSLDDKSKHFLLNIRRFNSMFSFTSMGGKVDSKINRGNAPNSNKPASATSDLLDTELIEYLKVILDSNNELVKTYRRVRDRFVDNPQVDLKLRLKANRSKDGRTYNLPTSSEVAALIVGNIEEALDNRDVVVESKKDGLQRISELHPSYLALQYPLLFPFGEDGYRVDILHREGRASTKKKESKCTTREYFAYHVQDRVNHFSLILNARRLLQQFLVDLGQNGNPDMSNTGTRVLLPSSFTGGSRYMRENYYDAMTI; encoded by the exons ATGAACTACTTATTGATGTTGTTAACTTTGTTTGCTTCCATTATTGTAAACAGGTTTGTTGAGAAGATATGTAAAACATCTTCTAATGGTCAGAAATCAATTGGTTCATCTGGAAGCATAAGCGTTGCCGATGACATTTTAGTGAAGCATCCGTTTTCCAATTTCCGTGATATTACGCTCTTGGATAAG CCTTGTGAGGTCATAGTTCTTGGTACGATCATGGGTGTGGATGATAAAGATGATTGGTACTACCTTGGTTGTGAGGAGTGCAATCGGAAGGTTGAGACAACTTTGGTCATTGAGGATGCTGAAGACGGTGCTGAAGAACCGAAGTTTAAACAGGTTTTAGTTTGCTCAAATCCTGATTGTCCTAAGGAGGTTGTGGCTGCGACGCCGAT TTTTAGGATTCCGATAAGAGTACAAGATTATGCAGTTATTGCCTCTTTGACTTTGTTCGACCGTGAAGCTAGAAAAATGTTGGGTATGACAGCAATTCAATTGCTTGAGAAGTCTAAAGTGGATCAG GCATCTCTGGAAGAGAAAACCATTCCCTATCAGTTTAAATCTTTGAATGAtaaaaagtttgccttcaagatTCAAATTAGTCAATTCAATATTGACAACCATATTGATGGTTATGCTGTTCATAAGTTGGTGAATGATGCAGCAATCATTGAGTCCTTGGAGAGCCGAATTCCAGCTGATCAG GGTGTGGACGAGGCGGCTGCTGATGTTTCACTTAGTGATATGTCAACTCAAAACCCTTTTGCTCTAAAG GATGCTGTGGATTCTATTGGTGATAGCTTCACACCCGCTTGCACATCTAAAGATTGTTCTAAGACTTCGTCTTCGGAATTGAAACTTAACCTTCTAACGT GTGTTGTTGGTAGAAGTCCTTTGTCTAACATTACGAATGCTAATGTTT TTGATCCTAATCAAGTTGAGCATCAAGACTATGCTGAATGCAGAAAGTTAAGAAAACTGTATTtggataataaaagaaaaaatgcAAATAATAAATCTTCCACTTCACAAAACGTCATTCGTTCATCCAACGTTTCACTATCCGATACAAATGTTTTCCGTGTTGTAACACCAATTCGTTCATCCTCTTATATCAATACCATGGATGGACGTATTTTGCCAACCACACCTTTAACAAATCTCTACGTGGCGT TTGAAGCTGGAAGAAGTCCATTGGCTAATATTACAAAag TTGCTTATAATGATGTTGAGAATCAAAAATCAGCTGAACGAAGAAGATTAAAGAAACTACATGAAGATAATAAGAGACATAATGTGACTAACAAATTAAACACAAGACAAAACGTAATTCGATCATCCAATGTTCCAGTATCCGATACAAATGATTGCCGTGTTGTAGCACCAATTCGTTCATCCTCTTATATCAATACCATTGATCGACGTATCTTGCCAACCACACCTTTAACAAATTCGTACGAGGCGTATACATCAG TTGAAACTGAAAGAAGTCCATTGGGTAATATTACAAATG TTGCTTCTAATGATGTTGAGCATCAACAATCAGCTGAACGAAGAAAATATAGGAAATTACATTTGGATAATAAGAGAAATAATGTGAGTAACCAATCTTCCATTTCAAAAGACGTTACTCGGTCATTCAATGTTTCTGCATCCCATTCAAATGAATGCCGGATCGTAACACCAATGCGTTCATTGTCTTATATCAATACCATCGATCCACGTTTTTGCGCAACCACACCTTTAACAACTCCGTCTGAAGCATCTACTTCAG GTGTAAAGAGGAAACAAAGAGGTAAACAAAGGTTTTCTACTAATCAGGGTAGAAACGTATATCCTATTCCAATGGTTGACTTATCTTCCGACGATCATATTATTCCTCGACAATTAGCTGAAGATCCATATAAAGGAGTTTCTAGCA ATTATTTGGATCATGGTGATCAAGTAGTTGTATGCGACATATGTAATGCTAAGTTGTGGAAAGTTGAGGCTGGAAAAGGAAAGGTTTACTCAGGAAGAACAACTTATATGCTTTGTTGTGCTTATGGAAAAGTACATCCTCCTAATTTTAAAGAGACGTGTCTGGAATATCAAAGTCTTTTTAAGAGTTTAGACGACAAGAGCAAGCATTTCTTACTGAATATTCGTCGTTTTAATTCTATGTTTTCGTTCACTTCAATGGGTGGTAAAGTTGATTCGAAAATCAATAGAGGAAATGCTCC TAACTCAAACAAACCAGCATCCGCAACTTCTGATTTGCTTGACACTGAACTCATAGAGTACCTTAAGGTGATTTTAGATTCAAATAATGAGCTGGTGAAAACATATAGACGTGTACGAGATCGGTTTGTTGATAATCCTCAAGTTGACTTAAAATTAAGGCTTAAGGCAAATAGGTCTAAAGATGGTCGTACATACAACCTACCGACGTCGTCCGAAGTTGCTGCGCTTATTGTTGGAAACATTGAGGAAGCTCTTGATAATCGTGATGTAGTTGTTGAGTCAAAGAAAGATGGTCTACAACGTATTAGCGAGCTTCATCCTTCGTATCTCGCGCTTCAGTATCCATTGCTTTTCCCTTTTGGTGAAGATGGTTACCGGGTTGATATTCTTCATAGAGAAGGAAGGGCATCAACGAAGAAGAAAGAGTCAAAATGTACAACGAGAGAGTATTTTGCTTACCATGTTCAAGATAGAGTGAATCATTTCTCTTTGATTCTCAATGCTCGAAGACTTTTGCAACAGTTCTTGGTTGAC CTTGGACAAAATGGTAATCCAGATATGTCAAACACTGGAACACGCGTACTACTACCGTCTTCGTTTACCGGTGGATCGCGTTATATGAGGGAGAATTATTATGATGCGATGACCATTTGA